The Blastocatellia bacterium genome includes the window ACGTCATCGCTTACCTCGAAGCAGAGAATGCCTATGCCGACGCCGTGATGAAACCGACGGAAGCATTCCAGCAAAAGCTCTATCAGGAAATGCTCAGCCGCATCAAGCAAACTGACTTGACCGTACCATATCGGCAGGGCGACTATTGGTACTACAGCCGCACCGAAGAAGGCAAACAATATCCTATTTACGCCCGCAAGCGAGGCAGCCTGGAGGCCGAGGAAGAAATCACATTAGACCTGAACCAACTGGCTGAAGGTCACCAGTTCTTTGCGCTGGGCGCTTATGTGGTCAGCGATGACGGCCATCTGCTGGCCTATTCGACAGACATCACCGGATTCCGGGAATACACGCTCTTCATCAAAGACCTACGGACGGGTCAACTGCTGCCGGACCGCATCGAAAAAGTCGGCGCCGTTATCTGGGCTGCCGACAATAAAACGCTGTTTTACACAACCGAAGACCACGCCAAGCGACCCTATCGGCTGATGCGTCATGTGCTGGGTCAACCACGCGATACATTGGTCTACGAAGAGACAGACGAGCTGTATCGCCTGTGGGCGCAGCGCACGAGAGATAAAAAATACATCCTGGCCGTTTCGGCTAGCTCGACCACTAGCGAAACACGCTACATTCCTGCTCACCGGCCTACTGCCCCGCCTCGCGTCATCTGGCCGCGCCAAACGGGTCACGAATACTACGTTGATCATCACCAGGGACGCTTCTACATTCGCACTAACAAAGAGGCCAAAAACTTTCGTATCGTCAGCGTCCCGGTCTCGCGTCCGCGCACCAAGGTATGGAAGGAATTCATCGGACATCGCCCCGATGTGATGCTCGAAGATATGGACCTCTTCATCCATCACGCGGTCATTAGCGAGCGCCAAGAGGGATTGCCCTATTTGAGAGTCATTGATCTTCGCAGTGGGCAATCGCACCGCATTGAGTTTCCGGAGCCGGTCTATTCGGTCTTTCTCAGCACGAACCCGGAGTTCAACACCACAACCGTGCGATTCCAATATCAATCGTTGGTGACCCCAAGCTCGGTCTTCGACTACGACATGGAGACGCGAGGGCGAACGCTGTTGAAACAAGTCGAAGTGCTGGGCGGCTATGATCCGGCACAGTATGCTTCCGAGCGCATCTATGCCACCGCATCTGATGGCACGCGCATCCCGATTTCAATGGTCTACAAACGCGGCATTAAACGTGACGGAACCAACCCCATGTTGCTTTACGGATACGGCGCCTACGGCTATCCGCTGCCGGTGACGTTTGATTCATCACGACTCAGTTTGCTGGATCGCGGCGTTATCTATGCAATGGCCCATGTGCGGGGCGGCGGTGATCTGGGCAAAGCATGGCACGATCAGGGCAAAATGATGCTGAAGCGCAACACCTTCACCGATTTCATCGCTGTGGCCGAGCATCTGATCGCGCACGGGTACACATCCAGCGACCGACTGGTCATTGAAGGGGCGAGCGCCGGCGGCCTCCTGATGGGCGCGGTGACCAATATGCGGCCTGATCTGTTCAAAGCTGTCGTCGCCAAAGTACCGTTCGTTGATGTGATCAACACTATGCTCGACACATCGCTGCCGCTGACCATTGGCGAATTCCTCGAATGGGGCAACCCGCGCGAGAAGGCGGCTTACGAATACATGAAATCCTACTGCCCCTACACGAATCTCGCGCCGAAAGCCTACCCGGCGATGCTGGTGAAAACATCGCTCAATGACAGTCAAGTCATGTACTGGGAGCCGGCCAAGTACGTGGCCAAATTACGCGCCTTGAAAACCGATCAGAATGTGTTGTTGCTGAAAACCAATATGGCCGCTGGGCATGGTGGCGCGTCAGGACGGTATGACGCACTGAAAGAGAGAGCGTTCGATTACGCCTTCATCCTCACCCAACTGGGCATTCATCAATGAGGATGGCGCTGTGCGAACCTCAGTAACCAATGTGACCACTGCCGCCAAAACACTGACCGAGATTCAGCAACAGGTCGTCGCGTGTCGCCGTTGCCCGCGGCTAGTGGCGTGGCGCGAACGTATGGCTGAAGAAAAAACGGCGCGCTACCGTCAATGGACCTACTGGGGCAAACCCGTGCCGGGTTGGGGTGATCCGCAGGCGCGGCTGCTCGTGGTTGGACTCGCGCCCGCAGCGCATGGCGGGAACCGCACCGGACGCATCTTCACCGGCGACCGCAGCGGCGACTGGCTCTACCGCGCCCTGCACAAATTCGGTTTTGCCAATCAACCGACGTCCATCCATCGCGACGATGGATTGCAATTGCGCGATTGTTACATCACAGCCGCTGTCCATTGCGCTCCGCCCGACAACAAACCGACACGCGATGAACTCGCGCAATGCCGTCCATACCTGCTACGCGAACTCGAATTGTTGAAGAATCTGCGCGTCGTTCTAGCGCTCGGACGGATTGCCTTTGAAGCCGTCGTGACGGCGCTTCGTCAACTGCACAGGATGTCAGTTGGCCAACAACTCGCATTCCGTCACGGCGCCCGATATATCGTCAATGAGCAGGTCACGTTGCTCGCTTCATTTCATCCAAGTCAGCAAAATACATTCACCGGAAGATTGACCGAGCCAATGTTCGATGCGGTGTTTGCAGAAGTTCGCCAGCATTTGGAGTGAGCCTGCGGAGGCGAGCGCTGACCGTAGCCAGAGCGATAGCCAAGGGCTATCTTGGAGCGTCGCTGCTGTCGGATTTCTTCTCAGCCTGTTTGAGCACGGCTCGGCACGCAGCAATTTCGGCCAGCAGCCGATGCTCGGTGTTCTGTAGTTGCATAGCCAGGTAGATCGCTTGATCGAGGTCGGCGCGGCCCAGCGGAATAAACAGCGACTGAATCGGCACATGGAACCATTGTCGGTTCCTCAACGCGGTCATTCGGTCAACGTCTGCTGATTGGCCGTTATGAAAGCGGTTCAGTCGCGTCACCGCGTGTTGCGCGTATTGCCACGCTTTACCCCGATCAACGTCGAGCGCCGCGCGGGCCAACATAAGAGCCTGGAAAGCCCCTTCACGCTCATCACCGAGGGCCGTGATGAGCTGAACCGCCCGATCAAAAAACATAATGGCTCGCTCCTTATCGCCCTGACCGGCTAACGCAACGCCCATTTCGCTGAGCAAGCTGATTTGCTTGAGAGGATTTTCAATCTGTTGAGTAATCCGATACGCCTCGTCAATTTTATTGTTAGCCAGCGCTTGACGAGCAGCCGTTTCGCGTCGCGCGTCGAGCAGCGTTTGTCGGAGCTTTTCATCTTTCAGTTTCAGAATCGCGACTTCGGACTTGGCTGCTTCTTGTTCCGTTGCTTCAGGATTGAGCAAGCCACCGGCGCTATTGACCTCTTGACGGGAGACCGCCGGCTCACTCGTTGTATTTGCTCCGGCCTGATTGTTCACTCCCCCTTGGCCTGATGGCGACTGTGAAGGTGGTTGCGTAGCGCGGGCGGCGGACGTTTGGCTCAGCAATGTTTGCAGGAGCGCCGCCCATTCAGCCATAAACCGCTCCATCGAAGGCAAATAAAACTGCAGAAGATGCCGCTGCTCATCGGGCGTGAGGCGGCGCTTGACCGGTATTGTTGAATCAAACTGCGCCTGTAGCGCATACGCCATCAGCTCCAAAAATCGCCGGCCTAATGGCGCTGTGTCACCGCTTAGCAATGACAACGCATACGGTCCGAGCAGATGCAGCTCGATTACGTCAGGCGGCTGGCTTCGTGCCACGATGGCGCTGAGAGCCGTTTCAAATAACCGGTCGGCTAGCTCTGGCGAGCGTTGACGCAGCGCGAAGAGAAATTCGATGATCCAAGGATTCACCTCAACGACCAGTGTCTGCTGCACTAATGCGGCGGCTTGCGCCGGATCGCTGTTCAACAATTCATAGGCTCGCTGAAAACGAAATCCTATATTTTCCTCATCGGAAAACGGCTCATCTTTCTCGCTTGATTGACGGGCCAGGTCTTTCGCCAGCTCAGCGTCAAGCTGCGCGATGCGGCTGAGCAGTTGCTGGCGGGTTTCTCTTTTCCACGCTTTGAGCTGTTGTTGGAGATGGGCTTGCTGACGGTCTTTGGGCTTTGCCGAGACATCAATTTTGCCCAGCGCCAGAAAAGCTGACCGGAACAGCTCACGGCCCCTGCTCGAATTGCGCGACCACACTGTCTCGGCAAGGGCTGAATAAACCAAGACCTGGCTCTCTTGCGGCAGGCCCGGAATCAGCGTTGCCGCGAAATCGAGAATTTCCACTGCTCGCTCGGCCGGCTCAACAGAACGCGATTCTTTCGACTGGCCTACGGGTTCAGCAGCCGGCTTGTCCTGCGCAAACCACGCCACGAAGCAGAAAAGAAGGCCGATCATGCAGTGGACAATGGGCATCTCAACACTCTTCGTGTTCAAAAAAGAAAGCGCAGACTATACGCCTGCGCGTTGTAAACCAAATACCGATTTGAAACGCCCCATTACTATGAGACGTTTGGTATGATGCAAACGCCCTTACGGGCAAGCCGTTGTGACGCAATACCGCAACACGCCACTGCCACCACCGTTGACCAACGTAAAGAAATTCCGCGCGGCCAGAGAGGCGGGGATGGTGATGTTGTAATTGCCGCTGGCTGAATTGACTACCACGTCACTGGCAAAGTAGGAGTTGCCGGCCACCGACGTGCAGGTCACATCACACACGTAGAAAGGCACAGACCCACCCCCTTGGGTGA containing:
- a CDS encoding uracil-DNA glycosylase, whose protein sequence is MTEIQQQVVACRRCPRLVAWRERMAEEKTARYRQWTYWGKPVPGWGDPQARLLVVGLAPAAHGGNRTGRIFTGDRSGDWLYRALHKFGFANQPTSIHRDDGLQLRDCYITAAVHCAPPDNKPTRDELAQCRPYLLRELELLKNLRVVLALGRIAFEAVVTALRQLHRMSVGQQLAFRHGARYIVNEQVTLLASFHPSQQNTFTGRLTEPMFDAVFAEVRQHLE
- a CDS encoding S9 family peptidase translates to MAQKNSQTATPPVAKIKPKTETLHGDVRVDNYYWLREKSNPDVIAYLEAENAYADAVMKPTEAFQQKLYQEMLSRIKQTDLTVPYRQGDYWYYSRTEEGKQYPIYARKRGSLEAEEEITLDLNQLAEGHQFFALGAYVVSDDGHLLAYSTDITGFREYTLFIKDLRTGQLLPDRIEKVGAVIWAADNKTLFYTTEDHAKRPYRLMRHVLGQPRDTLVYEETDELYRLWAQRTRDKKYILAVSASSTTSETRYIPAHRPTAPPRVIWPRQTGHEYYVDHHQGRFYIRTNKEAKNFRIVSVPVSRPRTKVWKEFIGHRPDVMLEDMDLFIHHAVISERQEGLPYLRVIDLRSGQSHRIEFPEPVYSVFLSTNPEFNTTTVRFQYQSLVTPSSVFDYDMETRGRTLLKQVEVLGGYDPAQYASERIYATASDGTRIPISMVYKRGIKRDGTNPMLLYGYGAYGYPLPVTFDSSRLSLLDRGVIYAMAHVRGGGDLGKAWHDQGKMMLKRNTFTDFIAVAEHLIAHGYTSSDRLVIEGASAGGLLMGAVTNMRPDLFKAVVAKVPFVDVINTMLDTSLPLTIGEFLEWGNPREKAAYEYMKSYCPYTNLAPKAYPAMLVKTSLNDSQVMYWEPAKYVAKLRALKTDQNVLLLKTNMAAGHGGASGRYDALKERAFDYAFILTQLGIHQ